A genomic window from Acidimicrobiia bacterium includes:
- a CDS encoding LysM peptidoglycan-binding domain-containing protein, whose protein sequence is MGKAVSLREADLNSQIQGHFVSSFASDNSIKGNFAAYKNSLSSSIYKDRRVSVSSQSPKTLKSVEPKEVRSTKASPRFSAKNTRFSSEVRKRIVVTLLVAISFLAVLIPASQAFGGLSLGSSKSSAVVNKNDTVKTIVVKSGDTLWSIASHLEPNKDPRGVVDTLVKARGTSNLIVGETIEWAK, encoded by the coding sequence ATGGGTAAAGCAGTTTCATTAAGAGAAGCAGATTTAAATAGTCAAATACAAGGCCATTTTGTTAGTAGTTTTGCATCAGATAATTCAATTAAAGGTAACTTCGCTGCATATAAAAACTCATTGAGTTCATCAATCTATAAAGATAGAAGGGTTTCTGTCAGTTCACAATCACCAAAGACTCTAAAGAGTGTGGAACCAAAAGAGGTTCGTAGTACTAAAGCATCCCCCCGTTTTAGTGCTAAAAACACACGCTTTAGTAGTGAAGTACGTAAGAGAATAGTAGTTACATTATTAGTTGCTATTTCATTTCTTGCAGTGCTGATCCCCGCAAGCCAGGCTTTTGGCGGACTCTCCCTCGGGTCTTCTAAAAGCTCGGCTGTGGTCAATAAAAATGATACCGTAAAAACTATTGTTGTTAAAAGTGGAGATACACTTTGGTCAATAGCTTCACATCTTGAACCGAACAAAGATCCAAGAGGTGTAGTAGACACTTTAGTAAAGGCTCGTGGTACATCAAATTTAATAGTTGGTGAAACTATCGAATGGGCGAAATAA
- the lexA gene encoding transcriptional repressor LexA, which produces MAETKHRAGLTSRQKEVLEFIDENLKDKGYPPSVREIAKALNLKSPATVQNHLTTLESKGFLKRDPTKPRAIEMSYESGSGAIAERRPVKHIPLIGSVSAGTGVLADQTIDESYPLPEDFTGDGVLFMLKVRGESMIDAGIFDGDYVVVRQQNTANSGDIVVAGINDDEATIKTFIKKDRKIILRPSNPSMSDVVLKEYNLKIFGKVVTVLRRI; this is translated from the coding sequence ATGGCTGAAACAAAACACAGAGCAGGCTTAACTTCTCGTCAAAAAGAAGTTCTTGAGTTCATAGACGAGAACTTAAAAGATAAGGGCTATCCGCCAAGCGTAAGAGAAATAGCAAAGGCATTGAACCTGAAATCTCCTGCCACAGTTCAAAACCATCTTACAACCCTTGAATCTAAGGGTTTTCTAAAACGAGATCCCACCAAACCAAGAGCAATAGAAATGTCATATGAATCGGGATCTGGTGCAATTGCCGAGCGAAGGCCCGTAAAACATATTCCATTAATTGGATCTGTATCTGCTGGAACAGGAGTCCTAGCCGACCAAACAATTGATGAAAGCTATCCCCTCCCAGAAGATTTTACTGGTGATGGAGTTTTATTTATGTTAAAAGTAAGAGGCGAATCCATGATCGACGCTGGCATTTTTGATGGTGATTATGTTGTGGTTCGTCAGCAGAATACGGCAAATAGCGGCGATATTGTCGTTGCTGGTATCAATGACGATGAGGCAACTATAAAAACATTTATCAAGAAAGATAGAAAAATAATTTTAAGGCCCTCGAATCCATCAATGAGTGATGTTGTACTAAAAGAATACAATTTAAAGATATTCGGTAAAGTTGTGACCGTTTTACGTCGTATATAA